TTTTTTCCAGGTCTTTGTCCACGAACCATGGTTCTCGGTAAGGAGCTGTTCCGATTGCTTTCATCTGCTTTATGTTGTTGACGGTTCCTCTAAAAACTTCGTAACGGTCTATTTTTTCATCGCTCGGCGCTGACCACTGCAGCCTGATGTGGCCTTCATCAGGCTGAGCCGTGAGACTTGTCGGAGCGGTCGGTGGAGCTTCATAATAAACATCCACAGGGTTTCCAATTCGACCTTCCCGGCCGCGCATGTTATACGCGGCTACGGCGTAAGTATAAATCTTACCCAGAGAAACATCATTGTCTCTAAAGATCACCTCATTGTCTTTTATTTCCGCGTTGGAAGGTGTTTGAAAATCTATGTTGGTTAACAACTCGCGCTTATCCTGACAATCTACGCAGTCTTCATCGACGCCTCGCGATCCCCGGTATACCTTGAATCCAGACAAATCCGTCAACTTGGAACCGTCTGAATTCAAACCAGGAACAGTCCATTTCAGTTTTATCCCATTTGGGTCCGCTTTGACGTCGATAGTCTTGATTTCCGCAGGGATTCTGGTCGCTGTTGGTCTAGGGTTAGTCTTATAGCCACAAGACCAGAGCGAGCCCACGAAAATGAGAAAAATCAACGGTAAAGCAAACTTCTTCAATCGGAGTTGATTTTTCCCTTTTTGCCATCGGCTTGAGAATCGCGCCCGGCTTGCCGCAGGAATTCCATGCCTTCTTCCAACTGGCGCGTCACGCTCTGTTTTCCGGTAGCGCCCTCCTGACATCTTGATTCGACCATTTCTTCCGGCGTTGGAGGAATAAAGCCGGGTTCGGATGTTTTTCCACGGATAATAGCGCCGACGTGAGCGTGCGCCTCGCGAAACGGCATTCCCTGACGGGCAAGAGAGTCTGCCACGTCGGTCGCTGCAAGGTACGGAGCCGACGCCGCTTCCAACATGACGTCACCCCTGAATCTGATCCCTTTTATCACGCCGGTCATGACCTTAAGGCTGTTGATCGTCGTGTCGATGGCGTCAAAGACGGGTTCTTTGTCTTCCTGGAGATCCTTGTTGTAAGTCAGTGGCAATCCCTTAAGGATGGTAAGAAGCGCAACCATATCTCCATAAACTCGGCCTGTTTTTCCTCTCACCAATTCACACGCGTCGGGATTTTTTTTCTGAGGCATGATGCTTGAACCGGAGCAAAAAGCATCGGGAAGTTCCACAAAAGCGAATTCGGACGATGACCACATGATAAGCTCTTCGGAAAAACGGGACAGATGCGCCATCACCAGACAACAATTGAAGACGAACTCGGCTGCGAAATCCCTATCCGAAACCGCATCCATAGAGTTTCGGCTCAATTTGGAAAACTTCAGGTATTCGGCCGTCATCCTGCGGTTGATAGCAAAGGTGGTCCCAGCGAGAGCGGCCGACCCGAGAGGCATTTCATCGATTCTTTGGTCAGTGTCGGTAAACCGCTCCCAGTCCCTACGGAACATTTGAAAATAGGCCATTAAATGATGAGACACCCTTACAGGCTGAGCCCTTTGCAAATGAGTATAGCCTGGAAAAATCAGGTCAAGATTCTCTTCCGCCTTTTCCATCAAACCCTTGTTAATATCGAGAAGGGATTCCTTTATCAAAGTCGACTGATTTCTCAGAAATAAACGAAGATCCAGCGCTATCTGATCGTTTCTGCTACGAGCCGTATGAAGCTTCCCGGCTACATCACCGATTTTAGCTTTCAGCGCTTCTTCGATGTTTATATGAACGTCTTCCAGATCCTCCTGAAATTCGAACCGGCCATTCTCAAAATCATCCAGGACATCATTGAGCCCCTCTTCAATACGTTTCGCTTCATCCAGCGGGATTATGCCCTGAGCGCCCAGCATACGCACGTGGGCGACGCTGCCCTGTACATCCTCTCTGAATAGACGTCGATCAAACGAGATTGAAGCGTTGAATTTCGCAAAAAGCGGATTCATGCCTTCTTTGAATCGGCCCTTTCTAATGCCGGAAGAGCCGTCAGTTTTACCCGGAATATTCATACTGTTTTTCGAGCCCATTTTTAAGTCGCTATAGATTCCAGCCTATTTCCTTTTCCTGGCCATAAGGGATCCGATTCTTAATCTCAAGGCGTTAAGGCGGATGAACCCCTCAGCGTCGGATTGCGAATAGACCTGATCCTGCTCAAAGGTCGCAAACCTCTCATCGTACAGAGAGTTGTCCGATCTTCTGCCTGTAACCGTAACACTACCCTTGTAAATTCGCAGTCTTACATCTCCGGATACTACGGAAGACGCCATATCTATCGCGGACTGAAGAATTTTTCTCTCCGGCGAAAACCAGTAACCGTTATATACAAGCCCTGCATAGCGAGGTATCCATTCATCCTTGAGTTTTAGGACCTCCCGATCCATCGTTATGGATTCCAGGGCCCGTCTGGCGGAGTGGATGACCGTACCGCCCGGAGTCTCATAAACGCCTCGGCTTTTCATACCCACGTACCTGTTTTCTACCATGTCCACACGACCCACGCCGTGAGTTCCCGCCAGCTTGTTCAAATGATCCAGCAACACAGCGGGAGTCATCGTTACCCCATTTACAGCGACCGGATCACCTTGCTCAAAAGTCAGGACGATCTCCTCCGCCTTGTCAGGGGCATTCCTCGGATCGACCGTAAGCACAAACATGTCTGAAGGGGGTTCAGCCCATGGATCTTCCAGTATTCCTCCTTCAAAGCTCAGATGAAGCAGATTTCTATCCATACTGTAAGGCTTTTCAACGGTGGATGTTACTGGAATCCTATATTTTTTCGCGTAATCGATAAGTTCCGATCTGGACTTGAACGACCATGTTCGCCATGGAGCAATAACTTTAATCTCCGGGTTGATTGAATAGTATGTCAGTTCAAACCGAACCTGGTCGTTACCCTTCCCGGTAGCGCCATGGCTAACGGCGTCGGCGTTTTCCTTTGCGACTATTTCCATTTGCGCCTGGGCGATACATGGCCTGGCTATTGATGTCCCAAGAAGATATGTCCCTTCATAAACCGCGTTCGCCCGAAACATTGGGAAAACGAAATACTTTACAAAATCTTCCTTGAGATCAATCACGTATATGGACTCAGCCCCAGACGCTTCGGCCTTGTCATCCAGAGTGTCCAGTTCTTCACCCTGCCCAAGATCGGCCGCAAAGGCTACAACGGGGCACTCATAGGTTTCGACCAGCCACCTCAGGATTACTGAAGTGTCCAACCCTCCGGAATAGGCCAGAACTATTTTTTTTATGTCCTTCTGTTTCAATGTTCCTCCAACTGTTGTCAGCAAGCCACTGTAGTGGCCTATACTCATTTCAATTGCTAAGCAAGTCCTCTAGTAGAGCCTTCTGAACATGGAGCCTGTTTTCAGCCTGATTCCATATTAAAGAGCGATCCGACTCCATGATGTCTTCCGAAATCTCTTCCCCACGGTGCGCCGGCAAACAATGCAGCACATAAACAGGATCGCCGGCGTGCTTAAGTATGCCGCTGTTCACCTGATATCCCTGAAAGACCTCTTGACGGATCACGGTCTCTTTTTCCTGTCCCATGGAAGCCCAGACATCAGTTGATATCGCATTGGCTCCTTTAACCGCTTCCAATGGATTACGGGTCAGTTTCACATTCTTGCAGTCAACTTTTACAGCGGGGTCATAACCTTCAGGACAAGCCAAAACAAATTGGAATCCGAGTTTCTGGGCTGCATATATCCATGAATTCGCGACGTTGTTTCCATCACCGATCCATGCGGCCTTCATTTTTAAAATATCCAGTCCAGCCTCCTGAAGGGTCAATAGATCACCGAGGATCTGGCAGGGGTGGGACTTGTCGGTCAGGGCGTTTATTACCGGAATGGTGGACCATTTCGCGAATTCCTCGACTATTTCCTGGCCGAAGGTTCGTATTACAATTGCGTCGAGGTATCTTGAGAGGACTCGGGCCGTGTCCCTGATCGGTTCACCCCGACCAAGCTGGATGTCACGCGAATTCAGAAAGATGGGGTGTCCGCCCAACTGATACACACCCACATCAAAAGATACTCTGGTTCTTGTGGAGGGCTTGTCAAAAAGCAGTCCAACACTCTTGCCCTCCAATGGTAAATCGGGGCCTTTGCCGGGTTCGCCTCTTTTCATGGCTTGGGCGCGGTGGATCCATCCAAGAATCTGTTCCTTGGAGCAATCGGCAAGACTCAGGAAATGTCGAGCTTTTTTCATGGCGCTAATCCGTGATTCTAGATAAGGACGCTTCCAGAATGATTATCATTTCATCGATTTCTTCGCCGGAAACAATCAACGGCGGGAGGAATCGAAGAACCGTATCGGATGTGCAATTAACCAGGAGCCCATTTTCTCTCATTATTGTAACGAGGTCGGCTCCGGCTATTTTCAGATCCATCGCCTGCATCAATCCCATGCCTCGAACTTCTTTGACTACTTTATGTTTGGCGGCTACGTCTTCCAGTCGGGATCTCAAATATCCACCCATTATCCGGACACGATCCAGAAAGCCGGGTGATAGAATCTCCCTGACTACCGCCACTCCCGCGGCCGATGACAACGGGTTACCACCAAACGTGGTAGCGTGGTTCCCCGGCTTGAAAGTTTCCGCTATCCTGTCGGTAGCAAGCAGCGCCCCTATGGGAACCCCTCCCGCCAGTCCTTTCGCCAAGGTCATTATGTCAGGAGCGACGCCGAAGTTTTCGTAAGCGAACAACTTGCCGGTCCGGCCCATGCCGGTCTGGACTTCGTCGAAGACCAGTAATACGCCCCTATTGTCGCAAAGTTCGCGGACTTTCCGGAGAAAATCCGGAGGGGGAATCCGCACTCCCCCTTCACCCTGAATCGGTTCGATCATCACGGCTGCGGTGTTGTCCGAAACAGCCGCTTCCAGCGCCTCGAAATCCCCGAATGGGACATGGGAGAATCCGGGTGTATGGGGTTCGAATCCCTGGCGATACTTCGTCTGCCCTGTAGCGGCGAGTGTCGCCAGTGTCCTTCCATGGAAGGAGTTCTCCATCGTGATTATATGGAATCGGTCCTTGGCGCCGCTGTCGTTGAAAAACTTTCGCGAGAGCTTTATAGCCCCCTCGTTCGCCTCGGCGCCCGAGTTGCAAAAGAAAGCCTTGTCAGCGAATGAATTCTCAGTGAGTAGCCGCGCTAGCTCGATTTGAGGCTGTATATGGAAAATGTTGGAGACGTGAATAAGTCTGGCGGCCTGCCTGGAAATAGCGTCCACAAGGACAGGGT
This window of the Desulfomonilaceae bacterium genome carries:
- a CDS encoding argininosuccinate synthase; its protein translation is MKQKDIKKIVLAYSGGLDTSVILRWLVETYECPVVAFAADLGQGEELDTLDDKAEASGAESIYVIDLKEDFVKYFVFPMFRANAVYEGTYLLGTSIARPCIAQAQMEIVAKENADAVSHGATGKGNDQVRFELTYYSINPEIKVIAPWRTWSFKSRSELIDYAKKYRIPVTSTVEKPYSMDRNLLHLSFEGGILEDPWAEPPSDMFVLTVDPRNAPDKAEEIVLTFEQGDPVAVNGVTMTPAVLLDHLNKLAGTHGVGRVDMVENRYVGMKSRGVYETPGGTVIHSARRALESITMDREVLKLKDEWIPRYAGLVYNGYWFSPERKILQSAIDMASSVVSGDVRLRIYKGSVTVTGRRSDNSLYDERFATFEQDQVYSQSDAEGFIRLNALRLRIGSLMARKRK
- a CDS encoding acetylornithine transaminase, producing MAKESSDFISANNEYVFNTYGRTPIMLVEGKGVRVKDSEGKEYLDFVQGIAACPLGHAHPVLVDAISRQAARLIHVSNIFHIQPQIELARLLTENSFADKAFFCNSGAEANEGAIKLSRKFFNDSGAKDRFHIITMENSFHGRTLATLAATGQTKYRQGFEPHTPGFSHVPFGDFEALEAAVSDNTAAVMIEPIQGEGGVRIPPPDFLRKVRELCDNRGVLLVFDEVQTGMGRTGKLFAYENFGVAPDIMTLAKGLAGGVPIGALLATDRIAETFKPGNHATTFGGNPLSSAAGVAVVREILSPGFLDRVRIMGGYLRSRLEDVAAKHKVVKEVRGMGLMQAMDLKIAGADLVTIMRENGLLVNCTSDTVLRFLPPLIVSGEEIDEMIIILEASLSRITD
- the argH gene encoding argininosuccinate lyase, with translation MGSKNSMNIPGKTDGSSGIRKGRFKEGMNPLFAKFNASISFDRRLFREDVQGSVAHVRMLGAQGIIPLDEAKRIEEGLNDVLDDFENGRFEFQEDLEDVHINIEEALKAKIGDVAGKLHTARSRNDQIALDLRLFLRNQSTLIKESLLDINKGLMEKAEENLDLIFPGYTHLQRAQPVRVSHHLMAYFQMFRRDWERFTDTDQRIDEMPLGSAALAGTTFAINRRMTAEYLKFSKLSRNSMDAVSDRDFAAEFVFNCCLVMAHLSRFSEELIMWSSSEFAFVELPDAFCSGSSIMPQKKNPDACELVRGKTGRVYGDMVALLTILKGLPLTYNKDLQEDKEPVFDAIDTTINSLKVMTGVIKGIRFRGDVMLEAASAPYLAATDVADSLARQGMPFREAHAHVGAIIRGKTSEPGFIPPTPEEMVESRCQEGATGKQSVTRQLEEGMEFLRQAGRDSQADGKKGKINSD
- the argF gene encoding ornithine carbamoyltransferase, encoding MKKARHFLSLADCSKEQILGWIHRAQAMKRGEPGKGPDLPLEGKSVGLLFDKPSTRTRVSFDVGVYQLGGHPIFLNSRDIQLGRGEPIRDTARVLSRYLDAIVIRTFGQEIVEEFAKWSTIPVINALTDKSHPCQILGDLLTLQEAGLDILKMKAAWIGDGNNVANSWIYAAQKLGFQFVLACPEGYDPAVKVDCKNVKLTRNPLEAVKGANAISTDVWASMGQEKETVIRQEVFQGYQVNSGILKHAGDPVYVLHCLPAHRGEEISEDIMESDRSLIWNQAENRLHVQKALLEDLLSN